From Leptospira venezuelensis, a single genomic window includes:
- a CDS encoding LIC11086 family outer membrane transporter, whose amino-acid sequence MFLIFKNYHIISVIRFFAFLFFIFLGGEVFAHHAGEGQNMISSTRFVDPFTGKREKPSDYLLITQDFQKGTIDNSNLHTTTVFGEFNFAGGKFAANFSAPWTYYEQKDRSDAARYGKAFVGAKWNPLIDTGWPFFIILEGRLGFPSGGNTDKFAGGDYYSGIANLTLGATWKQFLFVLRGSGIFPLSKDHANLTTQSGLPYWAQSSTTQNTEEHPEIQKITQWFAYVTYFWTKDISVFGGLLYRTPYVNVIGGGSLLEEDSETQKKFPKAFKEASLGFNYTLTKGTYLTIAGRLPLIRDPEIRLYDYAITTSISFELPEWRDSSKKSDKEAEEFESEEDLEKK is encoded by the coding sequence ATGTTTCTAATATTCAAAAATTATCATATTATATCTGTTATACGATTTTTTGCATTTTTATTCTTCATATTTTTAGGTGGAGAAGTTTTTGCTCACCATGCAGGAGAAGGCCAAAATATGATCTCTTCTACAAGGTTTGTGGACCCTTTTACTGGAAAAAGAGAGAAACCTTCCGATTATCTTTTGATCACCCAGGATTTCCAAAAAGGAACGATAGATAATTCTAATCTTCACACAACCACTGTGTTCGGTGAATTTAATTTTGCCGGAGGTAAATTCGCAGCTAACTTTAGTGCTCCTTGGACTTATTATGAACAAAAGGATAGAAGTGATGCCGCTCGTTATGGTAAAGCTTTTGTGGGGGCAAAATGGAATCCTCTGATTGATACCGGCTGGCCTTTCTTCATTATTTTAGAAGGAAGGCTTGGTTTTCCTTCGGGTGGGAATACTGACAAATTTGCGGGCGGGGATTATTATTCTGGGATCGCAAATCTTACCTTAGGTGCAACCTGGAAGCAGTTCCTATTCGTGCTTAGAGGTTCTGGAATCTTTCCACTCTCTAAAGATCATGCGAATCTAACTACTCAGTCGGGTCTTCCCTATTGGGCCCAGAGTTCCACCACTCAAAATACAGAAGAACATCCTGAGATCCAAAAAATCACACAATGGTTTGCGTATGTGACGTATTTTTGGACCAAAGATATTAGCGTTTTTGGAGGACTTTTGTATAGAACTCCTTATGTGAATGTGATCGGCGGCGGTAGTCTTCTGGAAGAAGATTCAGAAACTCAGAAAAAATTCCCGAAAGCGTTCAAAGAAGCTAGTTTAGGTTTTAATTATACTCTTACCAAAGGTACTTATCTCACCATTGCAGGTCGCCTTCCTTTGATCCGGGATCCTGAGATCAGACTTTATGATTATGCCATCACTACTTCGATTTCTTTTGAACTCCCCGAATGGAGGGATTCTTCTAAAAAATCGGATAAAGAAGCGGAAGAGTTTGAATCGGAAGAGGATTTGGAGAAGAAGTAG
- a CDS encoding LIC_11321 family protein, which translates to MGFFRFWISILVICGICAFETSVLGVSPEQPKDAKTSEPSPKKEKPSKTQGCCRIKYEGGGIDYFPSTEEECVAKPGFQSFEKNSALCFQSLWD; encoded by the coding sequence ATGGGTTTTTTCCGGTTTTGGATTTCGATCTTGGTGATTTGTGGTATATGTGCATTTGAGACTTCCGTTTTAGGAGTTTCTCCTGAGCAGCCAAAGGATGCTAAAACTTCAGAACCTTCTCCCAAGAAAGAAAAACCCTCTAAGACTCAAGGTTGTTGCCGGATCAAATACGAAGGGGGAGGTATTGATTATTTTCCTTCCACTGAGGAAGAATGTGTGGCCAAACCTGGTTTCCAAAGTTTCGAAAAAAATTCAGCGCTCTGCTTCCAATCCCTCTGGGATTAA
- a CDS encoding LA_0442/LA_0875 N-terminal domain-containing protein: MKNHRSILIRPKSLSISVIFLTIAFSQVSAETILLKNGEKTYGTVIDQSTDTVTILKETKRQTLAKSQILKIIFKDIKDEAELAKLFDTEKKKLNKDGKKPEKEEQLDTILLEQMIKENSYKAVQKRLALIEKYIDEQDSSWEEYISANRNPWEPVWKSAILPGWGLSTMKHDNYARAYQIAIGLSIIVAVGGSQAATEQHNKAENRLGKILFEDPVTYAQIQGSGIMGASVLVTKLQSDSISEYNSFKSKENQYETYSRTGLYFGVGLYLVQLAQSYFLGQKWATHNIIQTPSGEAVKEGFNFKSNYTPIAAGGASNLWEYHTDLRYVSTF, encoded by the coding sequence ATGAAAAATCACCGCTCAATTCTAATAAGACCTAAGTCTTTATCAATCTCCGTTATCTTCCTTACGATCGCATTCAGCCAAGTTTCGGCAGAAACGATCCTTTTAAAAAACGGTGAAAAAACCTATGGAACTGTAATCGATCAATCTACAGATACTGTTACAATCCTTAAAGAAACTAAAAGGCAAACCCTTGCTAAGTCCCAGATCTTAAAAATTATCTTCAAAGATATCAAGGACGAGGCGGAACTTGCAAAATTATTCGATACTGAAAAAAAGAAACTGAATAAAGACGGCAAAAAGCCTGAAAAAGAAGAACAATTAGACACCATTCTTCTAGAACAAATGATCAAGGAGAATAGTTATAAGGCGGTCCAAAAACGTCTGGCATTGATTGAGAAATACATCGATGAACAAGATTCTAGTTGGGAAGAATATATTTCCGCAAACAGAAATCCATGGGAACCTGTTTGGAAATCAGCCATCCTCCCAGGTTGGGGACTTTCAACTATGAAACATGATAATTACGCGAGAGCTTATCAGATAGCGATCGGTCTTTCTATCATTGTTGCGGTGGGTGGAAGCCAAGCAGCAACAGAACAGCATAATAAAGCAGAGAATCGTCTAGGCAAAATTTTATTCGAAGATCCAGTTACTTATGCACAGATCCAAGGTTCCGGAATTATGGGAGCGTCGGTTCTTGTGACTAAACTTCAATCGGATAGTATTTCTGAGTATAATTCCTTTAAAAGTAAAGAAAACCAATATGAAACTTATAGCAGAACCGGTCTTTATTTCGGTGTAGGATTGTATTTAGTGCAGTTGGCCCAAAGCTATTTTTTAGGACAAAAATGGGCGACTCATAATATTATCCAAACTCCTTCTGGAGAAGCAGTTAAGGAAGGATTTAACTTCAAAAGTAATTATACACCAATCGCTGCAGGTGGCGCGAGTAATCTTTGGGAATATCACACCGACCTAAGATATGTAAGTACTTTCTAA
- a CDS encoding methanobactin export MATE transporter MbnM yields MKYLFFILIISAGFLSCTDLLNQNENRSSLESLAFLGRTPNAIEGTPYIFDLPDGFPTPKVPSENPITVEKVELGRFLFFDPRLSENETQSCSSCHNPSMAFTDGRTVSIGSTGNNHPRNAQHLSNVAYNVRQTWANPLLKDLEQQALVPLFGENPIELGMKDKENVLFDRLKNDPQYQELFKKAYPSQSNPFNLSNIVSSLSSFQRTLISGNSAYDRYQEGDSSALSASAIRGKNLFFGERAECFHCHGGFNFTDTILHTGTVFEEITFHNNGLDSSRYVSPNGGLYEFTFKAADRGKFRAPSLRNVELTAPYMHDGSIPDLLAVVNHYVSGGTGDGTTNPNRDVFVRSFSLSESEKQDLVEFLKSLTDTEFTTNPKFQNPF; encoded by the coding sequence ATGAAATATTTATTCTTTATTCTGATCATTTCAGCAGGGTTCTTATCTTGTACAGACTTATTGAATCAGAATGAAAACAGAAGTTCTTTAGAAAGTTTAGCTTTTTTGGGGAGGACCCCAAATGCGATCGAAGGAACTCCATATATCTTCGATCTTCCAGATGGGTTTCCAACCCCTAAGGTTCCTTCGGAAAATCCGATTACTGTAGAAAAGGTAGAGTTAGGAAGATTTTTATTCTTTGACCCTAGGTTATCAGAGAATGAAACACAGTCTTGCTCGAGTTGCCATAATCCTTCCATGGCATTCACTGACGGCAGAACGGTTTCAATCGGATCTACCGGAAATAATCATCCGAGAAATGCACAACATTTGTCGAATGTAGCTTATAACGTCCGTCAGACCTGGGCAAATCCGCTTTTAAAAGATTTGGAACAACAAGCTTTAGTTCCTCTTTTCGGCGAAAACCCTATAGAACTTGGAATGAAGGATAAAGAAAATGTATTATTCGATCGATTAAAGAATGATCCGCAATATCAGGAATTATTCAAAAAGGCATATCCGAGTCAGTCGAATCCATTCAATTTATCGAATATAGTCTCCTCGTTATCCAGCTTCCAAAGAACTCTTATATCCGGAAATTCTGCTTATGATAGATACCAAGAAGGAGATTCTTCGGCCCTAAGTGCATCTGCCATCAGAGGTAAAAATTTATTCTTTGGAGAAAGAGCAGAATGTTTCCATTGTCATGGTGGTTTCAATTTTACTGATACGATCCTACACACAGGTACTGTGTTTGAAGAAATTACATTCCATAACAATGGATTGGATTCATCCAGATATGTGAGTCCAAACGGAGGACTCTATGAGTTTACATTCAAGGCAGCGGATAGAGGAAAGTTCAGGGCTCCCTCTTTACGTAACGTAGAACTAACTGCTCCATATATGCATGACGGTTCCATTCCTGATTTACTGGCCGTAGTCAATCACTATGTAAGCGGTGGAACTGGAGATGGAACTACAAATCCAAACAGGGATGTCTTTGTTAGAAGTTTCTCCTTAAGTGAATCTGAAAAACAGGACTTGGTAGAATTCTTAAAAAGTCTGACTGACACTGAATTTACGACCAATCCGAAGTTCCAGAATCCGTTTTAA
- a CDS encoding cysteine synthase A, with amino-acid sequence MEIKKGFADSIGNTPLIRLNYYSDLTGCEILGKAEFLNPGGSVKDRAALFIIEEAEKKGLLKPGGTVVEGTAGNTGIGLVHICNAKGYKCLIVIPDTQSKEKIDLLRTLGAEVRTVPAVPYKDPGNYVKVSARIAEETPNAIWANQFDNVANRLAHYHTTGPEIWRQTEGKVDAWLASLGTGGTFSGTAIFLKEKNPKIKTIAAEPYGSAIYNFIKKGELSSEGNSFTEGIGNGRITENMKDAPFDDAIRVTDAECLEYIYTLLRKDGLFVGGSSGINIGAAVKLAKELGPGHTIVTILADSGARYQSRLYDQDWLKSKGYSIPEV; translated from the coding sequence ATGGAGATCAAAAAAGGTTTTGCAGATTCGATCGGGAATACTCCTCTCATCCGTTTGAATTATTATTCAGACCTAACAGGTTGTGAAATTTTAGGAAAAGCAGAATTCTTAAATCCTGGAGGTTCCGTAAAAGACAGGGCAGCATTATTCATTATAGAAGAAGCGGAGAAGAAGGGTCTTTTAAAGCCGGGTGGCACAGTGGTCGAAGGCACTGCAGGAAATACTGGAATCGGTCTAGTACATATTTGTAATGCAAAAGGATATAAATGCCTGATCGTGATCCCAGACACTCAATCCAAAGAAAAAATAGATTTGTTAAGAACACTTGGCGCAGAAGTAAGAACGGTTCCCGCAGTTCCATATAAAGATCCCGGGAATTATGTAAAAGTTTCAGCCCGCATAGCGGAAGAAACTCCAAATGCAATTTGGGCAAATCAATTTGATAATGTGGCAAACCGTTTAGCACATTATCATACTACAGGACCTGAGATCTGGAGACAAACAGAAGGGAAGGTGGATGCTTGGCTAGCCTCTTTAGGAACCGGTGGAACATTCAGCGGGACCGCAATATTCTTAAAAGAAAAAAATCCGAAGATCAAAACAATCGCTGCGGAACCTTATGGATCAGCAATTTACAATTTTATAAAGAAGGGTGAACTAAGCTCGGAAGGAAATTCTTTCACAGAAGGGATCGGTAATGGGAGAATTACCGAAAACATGAAAGATGCTCCATTTGACGATGCGATCCGAGTTACAGATGCAGAATGTTTAGAATATATTTATACACTTCTTCGTAAAGACGGATTGTTTGTGGGAGGGTCAAGCGGGATCAATATAGGTGCTGCTGTAAAACTTGCAAAAGAGTTAGGGCCAGGACATACAATAGTCACCATTCTTGCCGATAGTGGGGCAAGATACCAGTCCAGGCTATACGACCAGGACTGGTTGAAATCGAAAGGATATTCTATTCCGGAAGTTTAG